The following proteins are encoded in a genomic region of Vicugna pacos chromosome 16, VicPac4, whole genome shotgun sequence:
- the DVL2 gene encoding segment polarity protein dishevelled homolog DVL-2 isoform X1, with translation MAGSGAGGGGVGETKVIYHLDEEETPYLVKIPVPAERITLGDFKSVLQRPAGAKYFFKSMDQDFGVVKEEISDDNARLPCFNGRVVSWLVSSDNPQPEMAPPAHEPRTDLAPPPPPLPPLPPERTSGIGDSRPPSFHPNVSSSRENLEPETETESVVSLRRERPRRRDSSEHGAGGHRPSGPSRLERHLAGYESSSTLMTSELESTSLGDSDEDDTMSRFSSSTEQSSASRLLKRHRRRRKQRPPRLERTSSFSSVTDSTMSLNIITVTLNMEKYNFLGISIVGQSNERGDGGIYIGSIMKGGAVAADGRIEPGDMLLQVNDMNFENMSNDDAVRVLRDIVHKPGPIVLTVAKCWDPSPQAYFTLPRNEPIQPIDPAAWVSHSAALTGTFPAYPGSSSMSTITSGSSLPDGCEGRGLSIHTDMASVTKAMAAPESGLEVRDRMWLKITIPNAFLGSDVVDWLYHHVEGFPERREARKYASGLLKAGLIRHTVNKITFSEQCYYVFGDLSGGCESYLVNLSLNDNDGSSGASDQDTLAPLPGATPWPLLPTFSYQYPAPHPYSPQPPPYHELSSYTYGGGSASSQHSEGSRSSGSTRSDGGAGRTGRPEERASESKSGSGSESEPSSRGGSLRRGGEPGGTGDGGPPPSRGSSGGAPNLRAHPGLHPYGPPPGMALPYNPMMVVMMPPPPPPIPPAVQPPGAPPVRDLGSVPPELTASRQSFHMAMGNPSEFFVDVM, from the exons GGTGGTGAAGGAAGAAATCTCGGATGACAACGCCCGCCTTCCCTGCTTCAACGGAAGGGTGGTGTCCTGG CTAGTGTCATCAGATAACCCCCAACCTGAGATGGCCCCCCCGGCCCATGAGCCTCGGACAGACCTGgcgcctccacccccaccactaCCCCCTTTGCCACCGGAGAGGACCAGTGGCATTGGGGACTCCAGGCCGCCATCCTTCCA CCCTAATGTATCCAGCAGCCGGGAGAATCTGGAGCCCGAGACAGAAACCGAGTCAGTAGTGTCTCTGAGGCGGGAGCGGCCTCGCAGGCGAGACAGCAGTGAGCACGGCG CCGGGGGCCACCGGCCCAGCGGCCCCTCGAGGCTGGAGCGCCACCTGGCTGGGTACGAGAGctcctccaccctcatgaccaGTGAGCtggagagcaccagcctgggggACTCGGACGAGGACGACACCATGAGCAG GTTCAGCAGCTCCACGGAGCAGAGCAGCGCCTCCCGCCTCCTCAAGCGCCATCGGCGGCGGAGGAAACAGCGGCCACCCCGCCTGGAGAGG ACTTCATCCTTCAGCAGTGTCACTGACTCCACCATGTCTCTCAACATCATCACGGTCACACTGAACATGG AGAAGTACAACTTCCTGGGCATCTCCATCGTGGGCCAAAGCAATGAGCGGGGAGACGGTGGCATCTACATAGGCTCCATCATGAAGGGTGGGGCTGTGGCGGCCGATGGTCGCATCGAGCCGGGGGACATGCTTCTGCAG GTGAACGACATGAACTTTGAGAACATGAGCAACGACGACGCGGTGCGGGTGCTGAGGGACATCGTGCACAAGCCGGG CCCCATCGTGCTGACTGTGGCCAAGTGCTGGGATCCCTCTCCGCAGGCCTATTTCACTCTCCCGCGAA ATGAACCCATCCAGCCAATTGACCCTGCTGCCTGGGTCTCACACTCTGCTGCACTGACCGGCACCTTCCCCGCCTATCCAGGCTCCTCGTCCATGAGCACCATTACATCTGGGTCCTCTTTGCCTGATG GCTGTGAGGGCCGGGGTCTCTCCATCCATACAGACATGGCATCTGTGACCAAGGCCATGGCAGCCCCAGAGTCTGGACTGGAAGTTCGAGACCGCATGTGGCTCAAGATCACCATCCCTAATGCATTTCTGG gctcaGACGTGGTCGACTGGCTCTACCATCACGTGGAGGGCTTTCCTGAGCGGCGGGAGGCCCGCAAGTATGCCAGTGGGCTGCTCAAGGCAGGGCTCATCCGGCACACGGTGAACAAGATCACCTTCTCTGAGCAGTGCTATTATGTCTTCGGAGACCTCAGTGGCGGCTGTGAGAGTT ATCTAGTCAACCTGTCTCTGAATGACAATGATGGCTCTAGTGGTGCTTCAGACCAGGACACCTTGGCTCCTCTGCCTGGGGCGACCCCCTGGCCCCTGCTGCCCACCTTCTCCTACCAGTACCCAGCTCCTCACCCATACAGTCCTCAGCCCCCGCCGTACCACGAGCTCTCGTCCTACACCTACGGAGGAGGCAGTGCCAGCAGCCAGCACAGTGAGG GGAGCCGGAGCAGTGGGTCGACACGAAGCGATGGGGGGGCAGGGCGCACAGGGAGGCCCGAGGAGCGGGCCTCTGAGTCCAAGTCTGGCAGCGGCAGTGAGTCGGAGCCCTCCAGCCGGGGAGGCAGCCTTCGGCGGGGTGGGGAACCTGGTGGGACTGGTGATGGGGGTCCTCCCCCATCCAGAGGCTCATCAGGAGGTGCTCCCAATCTCCGAGCCCACCCAGGGCTCCATCCTTATGGACCCCCTCCTGGTATGGCCCTCCCCTATAACCCCATGATGGTGGTCAtgatgcccccacccccaccccctattCCGCCAGCAGTGCAGCCTCCAGGGGCCCCTCCAGTTAGGGACCTGGGCTCTGTGCCCCCAGAGTTGACAGCCAGCCGCCAAAGCTTCCACATGGCCATGGGCAACCCTAGTGAGTTCTTCGTGGATGTTATGTAG
- the ACADVL gene encoding very long-chain specific acyl-CoA dehydrogenase, mitochondrial: MQAARIGPRVGRQLLQLGSRPSAFLGHLRPGPAWRPYASGAAQAVLDNSDSPSSETSSREKRAKAESKSFAVGMFKGQLTTDEVFPYPSVLNEDQTQFLKELVGPVSRFFEEVNNPAKNDMLEGVEETTMQGLKELGAFGLQVPSELGGMGLCNTQYARLVEIVGMHDLGVGIVLGAHQSIGFKGILLFGTKTQKEKYLPKLATGETIAAFCLTEPSSGSDAASIRTSAVPSPCGKYYTLNGSKLWISNGGLADIFTVFAKTPVTDAATGAVKEKITAFVVERSFGGVTHGPPEKKMGIKASNTAEVYFDGVRVPSENVLGEVGGGFKVAMHILNNGRFGMAAALAGTMKGIIAKAVDHATNRTQFGEKIHNFGLIQEKLARMAVLQYVTESMAYMVSANMDQGSIDFQIEAAISKIFGSEAAWKVTDECIQIMGGMGFMKEPGVERVLRDLRIFRIFEGTNDILRLFVALQGCMNKGKELSGLGHALKNPFGNAGLLLGEAGKQLRRRAGLGSGLSLSGIIHQELSRSGELAVQALEQFATVVETKLIKHKKEIVNEQFLLQRLADSAIDLYAMVVVLSRASRSLSEGHPTAQHEKMLCDSWCIEAAARIRESMAALQSDPRQQELFRNFKSISKALVERGGVVTSNPLGF; this comes from the exons ATGCAGGCGGCGAGGATAGGCCCGAGAGTGGGGCGGCAGCTGCTGCAGCTTGG CTCGCGGCCCAGTGCGTTCCTGGGGCATCTCCGGCCCGGCCCTGCCTGGCGACCCTATGCCAGTGGGGCCGCCCAG GCGGTTCTGGACAATTCTGACTCCCCCTCTTCTGAGACTTCGAGCAGAGAAAAGCGGGCCAAGGCG GAATCTAAGTCTTTTGCTGTGGGGATGTTCAAAGGCCAGCTCACCACCGATGAGGTGTTCCCATACCCGTCTG TGCTCAACGAGGACCAGACACAGTTTCTCAAAGAGTTGGTGGGGCCTGTGTCCCGTTTCTTTGAG GAGGTGAACAATCCTGCCAAGAATGACATGCTGGAAGGAGTGGAGGAGACCACCATGCAGGGCCTCAAGGAGCTGGGGGCCTTTGGTCTGCAAGTGCCCAGTGAACTGGGTGGCATGGGCCTCTGCAACACCCAG TACGCCCGCTTGGTGGAGATCGTGGGCATGCATGACCTTGGCGTGGGCATCGTCCTGGGGGCCCATCAGAGCATCGGTTTCAAAGGCATCCTGCTCTTTGGCACGAagacccagaaagaaaaatacctccCCAAACTGGCAACTG GGGAGACTATTGCTGCTTTCTGTCTAACTGAGCCCTCAAGTGGGTCAGATGCAGCCTCCATCCGAACCTCGGCTGTGCCCAGTCCCTGTGGAAAATACTATACCCTCAACGGAAGCAAGCTTTGGATCAG TAATGGGGGCCTGGCAGATATCTTCACAGTCTTTGCCAAGACACCAGTTACAGATGCAGCCACGGGGGCTGTGAAGGAGAAGATCACAGCTTTTGTGGTGGAGAGGAGCTTTGGAGGTGTTACCCA TGGGCCCCCTGAGAAGAAGATGGGTATCAAGGCCTCGAACACGGCAGAGGTGTACTTTGATGGCGTGCGGGTGCCGTCAGAGAATGTGCTAGGCGAGGTGGGGGGCGGCTTCAAGGTCGCCATGCACATTCTCAACAACGGACGGTTTGGCATGGCCGCGGCCCTCGCGGGCACCATGAAAGGAATCATCGCTAAGGCG GTGGATCATGCTACTAATCGTACCCAGTTTGGGGAGAAAATTCACAACTTTGGGCTGATCCAGGAGAAGCTGGCCCGGATGGCTGTGCTGCAGTATGTGACTGAG TCCATGGCGTACATGGTGAGTGCCAACATGGACCAGGGATCCATAGACTTCCAGATAGAGGCCGCCATCAGCAAGATCTTTGGCTCG GAGGCAGCCTGGAAGGTGACAGATGAGTGCATCCAAATCATGGGGGGCATGGGCTTCATGAAG GAGCCTGGGGTAGAACGCGTGCTCCGAGATCTTCGTATCTTCCGCATCTTTGAGGGGACGAATGACATTCTCCGGCTGTTTGTGGCCCTGCAGGGCTGTATG aacaaaggaaaggagCTCTCTGGGCTTGGCCATGCTCTGAAGAATCCTTTTGGGAACGCTGGCCTCCTGCTAGGAGAGGCAGGCAAACAGCTGAGGCG gcgggcagggctgggcagtggCCTGAGTCTCAGTGGCATCATCCACCAGGAACTGAGCCGGAGCGGCGAGCTG GCCGTGCAGGCTCTGGAGCAGTTTGCCACCGTGGTGGAGACGAAGCTGATAAAACACAAGAAGGAGATTGTCA ATGAGCAGTTTCTGCTGCAGCGTCTGGCAGACAGTGCCATTGACCTCTATGCCATGGTGGTGGTTCTGTCCAG GGCCTCCAGATCTCTCAGTGAGGGCCACCCCACAGCCCAGCATGAGAAAATGCTCTGTGACAGCTGGTGCATTGAG gctgcagcccggATACGGGAGAGCATGGCTGCCCTGCAGTCTGACCCCCGGCAGCAGGAGCTCTTCCGTAACTTCAAAAGCATCTCCAAGGCCTTGGTGGAGCGAGGTGGCGTGGTCACCAGCAACCCTCTTGGATTCTGA
- the DVL2 gene encoding segment polarity protein dishevelled homolog DVL-2 isoform X2, producing MAGSGAGGGGVGETKVIYHLDEEETPYLVKIPVPAERITLGDFKSVLQRPAGAKYFFKSMDQDFGVVKEEISDDNARLPCFNGRVVSWLVSSDNPQPEMAPPAHEPRTDLAPPPPPLPPLPPERTSGIGDSRPPSFHPNVSSSRENLEPETETESVVSLRRERPRRRDSTGGHRPSGPSRLERHLAGYESSSTLMTSELESTSLGDSDEDDTMSRFSSSTEQSSASRLLKRHRRRRKQRPPRLERTSSFSSVTDSTMSLNIITVTLNMEKYNFLGISIVGQSNERGDGGIYIGSIMKGGAVAADGRIEPGDMLLQVNDMNFENMSNDDAVRVLRDIVHKPGPIVLTVAKCWDPSPQAYFTLPRNEPIQPIDPAAWVSHSAALTGTFPAYPGSSSMSTITSGSSLPDGCEGRGLSIHTDMASVTKAMAAPESGLEVRDRMWLKITIPNAFLGSDVVDWLYHHVEGFPERREARKYASGLLKAGLIRHTVNKITFSEQCYYVFGDLSGGCESYLVNLSLNDNDGSSGASDQDTLAPLPGATPWPLLPTFSYQYPAPHPYSPQPPPYHELSSYTYGGGSASSQHSEGSRSSGSTRSDGGAGRTGRPEERASESKSGSGSESEPSSRGGSLRRGGEPGGTGDGGPPPSRGSSGGAPNLRAHPGLHPYGPPPGMALPYNPMMVVMMPPPPPPIPPAVQPPGAPPVRDLGSVPPELTASRQSFHMAMGNPSEFFVDVM from the exons GGTGGTGAAGGAAGAAATCTCGGATGACAACGCCCGCCTTCCCTGCTTCAACGGAAGGGTGGTGTCCTGG CTAGTGTCATCAGATAACCCCCAACCTGAGATGGCCCCCCCGGCCCATGAGCCTCGGACAGACCTGgcgcctccacccccaccactaCCCCCTTTGCCACCGGAGAGGACCAGTGGCATTGGGGACTCCAGGCCGCCATCCTTCCA CCCTAATGTATCCAGCAGCCGGGAGAATCTGGAGCCCGAGACAGAAACCGAGTCAGTAGTGTCTCTGAGGCGGGAGCGGCCTCGCAGGCGAGACAGCA CCGGGGGCCACCGGCCCAGCGGCCCCTCGAGGCTGGAGCGCCACCTGGCTGGGTACGAGAGctcctccaccctcatgaccaGTGAGCtggagagcaccagcctgggggACTCGGACGAGGACGACACCATGAGCAG GTTCAGCAGCTCCACGGAGCAGAGCAGCGCCTCCCGCCTCCTCAAGCGCCATCGGCGGCGGAGGAAACAGCGGCCACCCCGCCTGGAGAGG ACTTCATCCTTCAGCAGTGTCACTGACTCCACCATGTCTCTCAACATCATCACGGTCACACTGAACATGG AGAAGTACAACTTCCTGGGCATCTCCATCGTGGGCCAAAGCAATGAGCGGGGAGACGGTGGCATCTACATAGGCTCCATCATGAAGGGTGGGGCTGTGGCGGCCGATGGTCGCATCGAGCCGGGGGACATGCTTCTGCAG GTGAACGACATGAACTTTGAGAACATGAGCAACGACGACGCGGTGCGGGTGCTGAGGGACATCGTGCACAAGCCGGG CCCCATCGTGCTGACTGTGGCCAAGTGCTGGGATCCCTCTCCGCAGGCCTATTTCACTCTCCCGCGAA ATGAACCCATCCAGCCAATTGACCCTGCTGCCTGGGTCTCACACTCTGCTGCACTGACCGGCACCTTCCCCGCCTATCCAGGCTCCTCGTCCATGAGCACCATTACATCTGGGTCCTCTTTGCCTGATG GCTGTGAGGGCCGGGGTCTCTCCATCCATACAGACATGGCATCTGTGACCAAGGCCATGGCAGCCCCAGAGTCTGGACTGGAAGTTCGAGACCGCATGTGGCTCAAGATCACCATCCCTAATGCATTTCTGG gctcaGACGTGGTCGACTGGCTCTACCATCACGTGGAGGGCTTTCCTGAGCGGCGGGAGGCCCGCAAGTATGCCAGTGGGCTGCTCAAGGCAGGGCTCATCCGGCACACGGTGAACAAGATCACCTTCTCTGAGCAGTGCTATTATGTCTTCGGAGACCTCAGTGGCGGCTGTGAGAGTT ATCTAGTCAACCTGTCTCTGAATGACAATGATGGCTCTAGTGGTGCTTCAGACCAGGACACCTTGGCTCCTCTGCCTGGGGCGACCCCCTGGCCCCTGCTGCCCACCTTCTCCTACCAGTACCCAGCTCCTCACCCATACAGTCCTCAGCCCCCGCCGTACCACGAGCTCTCGTCCTACACCTACGGAGGAGGCAGTGCCAGCAGCCAGCACAGTGAGG GGAGCCGGAGCAGTGGGTCGACACGAAGCGATGGGGGGGCAGGGCGCACAGGGAGGCCCGAGGAGCGGGCCTCTGAGTCCAAGTCTGGCAGCGGCAGTGAGTCGGAGCCCTCCAGCCGGGGAGGCAGCCTTCGGCGGGGTGGGGAACCTGGTGGGACTGGTGATGGGGGTCCTCCCCCATCCAGAGGCTCATCAGGAGGTGCTCCCAATCTCCGAGCCCACCCAGGGCTCCATCCTTATGGACCCCCTCCTGGTATGGCCCTCCCCTATAACCCCATGATGGTGGTCAtgatgcccccacccccaccccctattCCGCCAGCAGTGCAGCCTCCAGGGGCCCCTCCAGTTAGGGACCTGGGCTCTGTGCCCCCAGAGTTGACAGCCAGCCGCCAAAGCTTCCACATGGCCATGGGCAACCCTAGTGAGTTCTTCGTGGATGTTATGTAG